Proteins from one Desmodus rotundus isolate HL8 chromosome 9, HLdesRot8A.1, whole genome shotgun sequence genomic window:
- the RFX1 gene encoding MHC class II regulatory factor RFX1 isoform X4 — protein MATQAYVTELQAAPQPSQPPQAPPQAQPQPPPPPSAAPQPPQPPASAATPQPQYVTELQSPQTQAQPLGSQKQYVTELPAAPTPSQPASTPAPSSVSQQYIVVTVSEGAMRASETVSEASPGSTASQTGVPTQVVQQVQGTQQRLLVQTSVQAKPGHMSPLQLTNIPVPQQRSVVQATPQAPKASPVQPLTVQGLQPVHVAQEVQQLQQVPVPHVYSSQVQYVEGGDASYTASAIRTSTYPYPETPLYTQTAGTSYYEAAGTATQVSTPATSQAVASSGSVPMYVSGSQVVASPTSSGGGTSNSSNGGSGGSGGGGGGSGGGSGGSGSGGSSGAGTYVIQGGYMLGSASQSYSHTTRASPATVQWLLDNYETAEGVSLPRSTLYCHYLLHCQEQKLEPVNAASFGKLIRSVFMGLRTRRLGTRGNSKYHYYGLRIKASSPLLRLMEDQQHMAMRGQPFSQKQRLKPIQKMEGMTNGVAVGPQQATGLSDISAQVQQYQQFLDASRSLPDFSELDLQGKVLPEGVGPGDIKAFQVLYREHCEAIVDVMVNLQFTLVETLWKTFWRYNLSQPSEAPPLAVHDEAEKRLPKASLVLLSKFEPVLQWTKHCDNVLYQGLVEILIPDVLRPIPSALTQAIRNFAKSLESWLTHAMVNIPEEMLRVKVAAAGAFAQTLRRYTSLNHLAQAARAVLQNTAQINQMLSDLNRVDFANVQEQASWVCRCEDRVVQRLEQDFKVTLQQQNSLEQWAAWLDGVVSQVLKPYQGSAGFPKAAKLFLLKWSFYSSMVIRDLTLRSAASFGSFHLIRLLYDEYMYYLIEHRVAQAKGETPIAVMGEFANLATSLNPIDADKDEEEEEEEESEDELSQDISLAAGSESPALGPEALEPPAKLARTDARGLFVQALPSS, from the exons ATGGCAACACAGGCATACGTTACTGAGCTACAGGCAGCCCCGCAACCTTCCCAGCCGCCACAGGCTCCAccacaggcccagccccagccaccgCCACCTCCATCAGCAGCACCCCAGCCCCCTCAACCACCTGCCAGCGCTGCCACCCCTCAGCCCCAGTATGTCACCGAGCTGCAGAGCCCCCAGACCCAGGCGCAGCCATTGGGCAGTCAGAAGCAGTATGTGACGGAGCTCCCAGCTGCCCCCACGCCCTCGCAGCCAGCCAGCACTCCTGCCCCATCCTCAGTGTCTCAGCAGTACATCGTGGTCACCGTCTCTG AAGGTGCCATGCGAGCCAGTGAGACTGTGTCGGAGGCCAGCCCTGGCTCCACGGCCAGCCAGACTGGAGTCCCCACTCAGGTGGTTCAGCAGGTGCAAGGCACCCAGCAG CGGCTGCTGGTCCAGACGAGTGTGCAGGCCAAGCCAGGCCACATGTCACCCCTTCAGCTCACCAACATCCCTGTGCCCCAGCAG AGGTCTGTGGTCCAGGCCACTCCACAGGCACCCAAAGCCAGCCCAGTGCAGCCACTCACAGTGCAGGGGCTCCAGCCAGTCCATGTGGCTCAAGAG GTGCAGCAGCTCCAGCAGGTGCCTGTTCCACACGTGTACTCCAGCCAAGTGCAGTATGTGGAGGGTGGAGATGCCAGTTACACAGCCAGTGCCAT CCGTACCAGCACCTACCCCTACCCTGAGACACCGCTGTATACACAGACAGCAGGCACTAGCTACTATGAGGCTGCGGGCACAGCCACCCAGGTCAGCACACCTGCTACCTCCCAGGCGGTGGCCAGCAGTGGCTCCGTGCCCATGTACGTGTCTGGCAGCCAGGTTGTCGCCAGTCCCACCAGCAGCGGGGGCGGGACCAGCAACAGCAGCAACGGTGGCAGTGGAggcagtggaggtggtggtgggggcagtggtggcggcagcggcggcagTGGCAGTGGCGGCAGCAGTGGAGCAGGTACCTACGTGATCCAAGGCGGCTACATGCTGGGCAGTGCCAGCCAGTCCTACTCCCACACCACCCGTGCCTCACCAGCCACT GTCCAGTGGCTCCTGGACAATTACGAGACGGCCGAGGGTGTGAGCCTGCCGCGGAGCACCCTCTACTGCCACTACCTGCTGCACTGCCAGGAACAGAAGCTGGAGCCTGTCAACGCCGCTTCCTTTGGCAAGCTCATCCGCTCTGTCTTCATGGGCTTGCGCACCCGCCGTCTGGGCACCAG GGGCAACTCCAAGTACCACTACTATGGCCTGCGCATCAAAGCCAGCTCGCCCCTGCTGCGGCTGATGGAGGACCAACAGCACATGGCCATGCGAGGCCAGCCCTTCTCACAGAAGCAGAG GCTCAAGCCCATCCAGAAGATGGAGGGCATGACCAACGGTGTGGCCGTGGGGCCACAGCAGGCCACCGGGCTGTCAGACATCAGCGCCCAGGTCCAGCAGTACCAGCAGTTCCTGG ATGCCTCGAGGAGCCTCCCTGACTTCTCAGAGCTTGACCTCCAGGGCAAAGTGCTGCCTGAGGGCGTTGGGCCTGGGGACATCAAGGCCTTCCAGGTCCTATACCGGGAACACTGTGAG GCCATCGTTGACGTCATGGTGAACTTGCAGTTCACATTGGTGGAGACGCTGTGGAAAACCTTCTGGAGGTACAACCTCAGCCAGCCCAGTGAGGCACCACCCCTGGCTGT GCACGATGAGGCTGAGAAGCGACTGCCCAAGGCCAGCCTGGTGCTGCTGTCCAAGTTTGAGCCTGTGCTGCAGTGGACCAAGCACTGTGACAATGTGCTGTACCAGGGCCTGGTGGAGATCCTTATCCCTGATGTGCTGCGGCCCATCCCCA GTGCCTTGACCCAAGCAATCCGGAACTTTGCCAAGAGCCTGGAAAGCTGGCTCACCCATGCCATGGTGAACATCCCCGAGGAGATGCTGCGGGTGAAG GTGGCAGCTGCTGGTGCCTTCGCACAGACTCTGCGGCGCTACACCTCCCTTAACCACTTGGCGCAGGCAGCGCGTGCTGTGCTGCAGAACACGGCCCAGATCAATCAGATGCTGAGCGACCTCAATCGGGTGGACTTTGCCAACGTGCAG GAGCAGGCCTCATGGGTGTGCCGCTGCGAGGACCGTGTAGTGCAGCGGCTGGAGCAGGACTTCAAGGTGACGCTGCAGCAGCAGAACTCACTGGAGCAGTGGGCAGCCTGGCTGGACGGCGTCGTGAGTCAGGTGCTCAAGCCCTACCAGGGCAGCGCCGGCTTCCCCAAGGCCGCCAAGCTCTTCCTCCTCAAGTGGTCCTTCTACAG CTCCATGGTGATTAGGGACCTGACCCTGCGCAGCGCGGCCAGCTTCGGCTCCTTCCACCTCATCCGCCTGCTCTACGATGAGTACATGTACTACCTGATTGAGCACCGCGTGGCCCAGGCCAAGGGCGAAACCCCCATCGCCGTCATGGGCGAG tTCGCCAACCTGGCCACCTCTCTGAACCCCATAGACGCAGACAAAG atgaggaggaggaagaggaggaggagagcgaAGATGAGCTGTCACAGGACATCTCTCTGGCGGCTGGCAGCGAGTCACCCGCGCTGGGACCTGAGGCCCTGGAGCCACCTGCCAAGCTTGCACGGACAGACGCCCGCGGCCTCTTCGTGCAGGCTCTGCCCTCCAGCTAA